Genomic segment of Lentimicrobium sp. L6:
ATATTTATAATAATACTGGAATTATTTATAATGATTTAGAAGAAAAAGATAAGGCCCTCTCCTATTATTTAAAAGCTTATGAGGGATTTAAAGAGATTAACCTAAAAGAGTATCTAGCACATACAGTAAGTAATATTGCCAATATCTATTACCAAGAAGGAAATGATAGTTTGGCTATGGAATACTATTCTGAGGCATTATCTATGTTCAAAGAAACCAATAACTTGGTAGATGCAGCTATTGTATTAACTGAATTGGGACAATATGAAATATTAAAGAAAAACTACCAAAAAGCTTTACATTATTATAACGAAGCCTACGATTTAATCTATCATCAAGAATCAGACTACCTAGGCCCAAGATCGAGATCCATGGTGATGATATTAGGAAACTTAGGTCGGGTTCATTTCTATTTAGGAAATAAGGAAAAAGCCAAAAAGAATTTAAAGGAATCCTTAAAAATGGCTATACAAAATCATTATGCCGATTGGATAGAAGCAAGCACATTTGAGTTATCCAAGATTTATGAAAGCGAAGGTCAGTATGCAAAAGCACTTGATTATTTCAAAACCTATGAACAATATGGAGACAGTATCCTAAACGAAAACAGCATCAAAAGAATCACTCAATTGGAAATGCAATTCGATTTCGATAAAAAAATGAAAGAAATTGAATTAGAGGATGCTATTAAAGAAGCTGAACAGCAGAGAAAAGAACTCATATATATCTTGTTAATTGGTCTAGGTATTTTTGTGGCCATTATAGCCTTTCTCCTTTTTGCCAACCAGAGAAATAAAACCGCCAAAGTAGAGCTCAAGAGATCTAACTTAAAATTGGAGCATGACAAGTTGCAACAAGAATTAGAACATAAAAATAAAGAACTGGCTACCAATGTCATGTACCTCCTTAGTAAAAATGAGTTTATTACCAACACTGCAGAAAAGCTGACTCAAGCCAAACTTAACTTCAAAAAAGAAAATCAAAAAATCATTCAAGACGTTATTCGCGATTTATTGATGAACTCCTCTAAAGACGTTTGGAAAGAATTTGAAGTCAGATTCCAGGAAGTACATTCCGATTTTTATAATAATCTAAATGAGAAATACCCAGACCTCACTCCTAATGAAAAGAAAATCTGTGCCTTTCTCAGACTCAATATGTCCACCAAAGATATTTCTGCCATCACCTATCAAAGTGTGAGAAGTATTAATATGGCGCGCTTTCGTCTTCGCAAGAAAATGGAATTAGAAACTGATGAGAATCTGGTTTCTATTTTGTCGCAGATTTAATTAAATCTCTGTTTCGAATGCTCCTCCTTTTATTTTAGTACTAGAATAAATATCTCAATACAATCAAAACGACTCCAACGCTTTATTTAACTTCTCAGGCTAGTGTCATTTCACCGGAGTATGATGTAAAATAGGTTCTTTAATTGTAAACCAGAGGAGAATTAGATTTCTAATGACACTTTAATTGATTCCAATTCTATATAAATGAATTTTCATAGGATTACACTTTGGTTTCACATCATATTTTATGGTAAAGATAAATTGAAAAGGCAGACTTTCATCTATTCTAATTTCCCAAAACCTGTTTTAAATTGTTTCTATGAGAATCTAACCATTTTCCAACAACACAACAAGTACCACTAATTATCAATATCTTAAGACTATTGTGAAACAATTATTACTCTTTTTAAATGCTTAGTAAATACTTTATAACCTCTTAAATGACAGCCGTCACCATTTCTTGTACTAATATTGCTCCATCGGAATAATACGGTAAAAGGAATTTAAAATTCTTCGATAATAAAGAAATTACAATGAATGAAAAGCATCCAAACGGAAAGCTAAAACATTTAAAGAATACACAAACAATACTTTTTTTTTGAAAAATGTCAAATTAAAACAAACAAAATGAAAAACTATCTATTAATTTTAGGATTAGCTTTATTTTTGAATCAACTATCGGCCCAAACAACTGCGGTAAACGAAAGTTTTGAAACGTGGCCTCCTTCAGATTGGAGTGAATATATGTATGAAGTTGGAGGTTGGGAAGGATCAATCCTATGGGGTTCTAACCAAGGATATGGTGGAGGAAACTGTGCCAAACATAAAATCAACAACGATGCCACTGACGATTGGTTAGTAAGTCCACAAGTAGATATCATCAGTGATAATTACGAATTAAATTTCTTCGAACAATCCACTGACTTAGTATATTACACCTATCAAGGCATCTATATTTCTACTGGAAGCGGCGATCCTGAAGATGGTGATTTTGTAGAACTTGCTGAAAGTCTTCAAGTAGAAAGTACTTGGGTAGAACATAGCATTGATTTAAGTGCATATAATGGGGAATCCATCTATATTGCTTTTGTTTATCAGGGAGCTACAGATTGTTGGACGCATTGGGATATCGATGAGGTGACCATCGCTCCTAGTGATTTAATCGATGGTGCCTTAACTGAAATACTAAATCCTGTTGGAATCAACCCTAGCCCAAGCACTGAAAATGCGACCCTTAAACTTCATAATTTTGGTTCAGATAATATAACTAGTGCCAGTATAGAATGGAGTATCAATAGTATTGCACAAACACCATATACTTTAAATGGTGTCAGTATCGCTCCAGGCGAAGAAATCAATGTAAATATAGGTTCTTATAACTTTGCTAGTTCTGGAGATTATCAAATAGATGCTACTTTGCTATTAGATGGTGATATCAACCTTCCTAATAATGAAATTACTGGAATGTATTATGTATCCGATCCTAAAGATGCCAAAATCACAAATATTAAGCCTAATGGATACTTACCCAGCGCTGGAGAACAAGAAGTAATCGTATCCTTAATAAATAATGGTGACTTTTTGATAGATGATTTTGCTATTGCATGGAGTGTAAATGAAGTTGAACAAACTTCCTACGAAGCGACTGGTTTAGGTTTAGCACCTGGTGAAGAAGCTCATATTAGCATTGGAAACTATTCTTTTGCAGATGGTATCAATAATCTATTCGCTCAAATCAACTTAAGTGCTGATGACGATCTCACTAATAATTCAATGACAAGCTATGTAGCTGTTAACATGCTATGGGAGAGCTTTGAAAGTGATATGTTCCCACCAGAAATGTGGTCAGCAGATGACTATCCTTTAAAAGACTACTTTTATCCACAACCACATGGTCCAAATTATTATGTAGCCATGACAGACAATAATATGTTTGGAGCCATTTCGGATACCCTATATACTCCCCTTCTGAATATTGAGGATGGTGATGTATTTAGCTTTTGGGTAAACAATAGCGCCTATTTCACAAATAGTGATGTGCTTATTTGGAAAGATGGAAGTACAGGTGAAGTTCATCTCATTGGTGAAATTGAATCAATATTAGAGGATTGGACTGAAGTAACTATGGATATCTCTACTGCATCTGGTATTAATTATATTGGTGTAGTAAATGAAATGCCAAGTAGTTTTGGAACCAGCTCCTATGATTTATTTACTTCTACAGCTAATGTTCATCATTTCGATAATGACTTAGGTATTAAAGGTCTTGACTTTGAATACTTAGCTAAACAAGATGAAGAGCATGTTTTTAATGTAAATTTAAGAAACTATGGACTAAATACCATTAATGGAAGCGATTACAGTGTTCAAATCATAAGTGAAGCTGGAGATATCATAGCAGAAGAAACAGGAATAAACCTAGATTCTTGGGAAGAAGCAAACATTATCGTTCCTCATACTTTTACCAGTATCACCGATATGAAAGTCTATGCTAAAATCGTTTTCAGTGCAGATGAATATCTTGAAAACAATAAATCAACAAAGCATGGTGTATATGTAGTTCCAGCTGATTATCAAGCTTATGATATTGGACAAGCCGACGATGTAAATTTAAATATCCCATTCAATACCGGTGGTGATACATGGACACTTGGATCTGATGATATTTCTCAAATTCTTTATTATGATGAAGAACTTGGTGGAACAGGTTTCCTTTATGGAATTACATTATATTATCATGAATTACACGGAGTTGGCCAAAACCTCCCCCTTGATGTTTGGATAAAACAAACCAATTTAGAGAACCTAGAAGGTGGATGGATTCCTATAGAAGAAATGCAAATGGTTTTTAATGATAGCATAGAAGTATTTCCAGGACATAATTCTGTTTATATTCCTTTTGATGAACCTATTCTAATCACCGATAATAATAATGTGGCTATTCAGTTCTATCAGTATAATCCCAGTTGGCCATCAACAGCATGTAGATTTTACGCAAGTATTATTCCTGAAGGCCCTATTCGCTCTATACGATTAAACGATGTATACGAACTCGATCCTTATGATTTACCAGATTATTTTGGAAGCCATTCTGATCATCCATTTACTACCTTCATATTCCAAAACATTAATGAGACAGGTGATCTTAATGGTATGGTCAGCAATGAATCCAGCGAAAGCATTGAAAACGCATTGATTAGCGTTATAGAAGCAAATACAGAAACTTATACCAACAGTACTGGCCATTATAACTTTGCCGATTTAGCTTATACAGATTATACTATTACAGCCGAAGCTTTAGGTTATTATGATCAATCTCAAGAAATTAGTCTTGACGCTCCAGAAGTCACAGCCGACTTTACCATGATAGCACTACCTATTATCAACATTAATGGCCAAGTATTTGGCAGCAATGCACCAAGTATCCCATTAGAAAACGTTCTAGCACAGTTAAATGGATATGAATTCCTCTCTACCAATACCAATACTGATGGGCAGTTTAATTTTGAATCTGTTTATGGTGCTCACAACTACACGCTTAGTCTTCAATTAACAGGTTATGATGAGTATATCGTAGAAATAGAAGCTTTGGAAGAAAACATTGATTTAGGAGAGATTATTTTAACTGAAAGCAAATTAATTCCTTTCAATGTATATACTGTTGCAGGTTCCAATACTGCTTCTATAGAATGGGAACAACCTATTGATGCAGAAAGCATAAAACTTCAGAACGACAATAATACAGTGAGTTATAGTTTGACTAACGAACCTTATGAGGATGTTAGACTTGGTAATTACTTCGAAAACAACGAACTCATCACCATTACATCTGTGGAGATTCAATTCGATATTTATGATAATGCCACAGACTTGGTAAGTATTGATATTTTAGATGAATATGGTGAACTTTTAATTTCAAGCGCCAGCTTTCTTACTTATAACGATACCATTTTAACAGTGGACATCCCTAACCTCTCCATTGAATCAGACTTTTATGCCATGCTACATTGGAAAGATAATGAACTAAGTACTGATGCTCTTGCAATAGATTATAGCGAATCTGTTCCAAACAGTGCCTATATTCAATATCCAAATTCCGATCCTCAGCTATTATCTGACTTCTTAGGAATGCCAGTAGTTTCTGCCTTAATTAGAGTGAATTCCTTACAAATGTCAGAAGGAAAATCAGCTAATGAAGTTGTTTCATATAATATATACAAAGGACCATCACACGAAATTCATATCGCGCCATGGGAATGGGAAGCTCTAAACGCAGAACCAATTACCGATCTTTACTTTATAGATTATAATTGGGGTTCAACAGGTTCTAATACTTTTTCTTATGCTATTGAAGCCATCTATACAGAAGGAAATTCAGAGTTTTGCTTTTCAAATTTTGTTGAAGTAATAACCGCTACTGATGATATAGAGAATATGAGCTATAGTATTTATCCTAATCCAACTAGCGATTTAATTTACTTAGAAGGATTAGAATCAGAAACTATTTTTATCTATAATCTTCAAGGAATATTATTGCATGAGCAAAAAATAGACTCCGAATTAGAGCAAATATCATTACAACATTTAAGTATTGGGGAATACTTAATTCAAATTGGGCAGAATAGAACGACTCATAAAATTATGATTCATAAATAATTCATCATGATGGCCAATACTTTAATCTAAAAACTTAAAGTATTGGCCTTTTTTTTAACAAAAGCAATATAATACTAGATAACAACACCATACAAGCTACATGAAGCTTTTTTTATCTAGCAAAAATATCAATGTAATAGTTTTGTAGCCAGCAAAAAGGGCAATAAGAACCATTAGACCTATATCATTGCAAAATCAATATTAAAAGAATGACCAGACGAAACAAAGATACAGATGAGGTTGAAATTCTGATCAAAAGAAAGAAAAACGAAAACGAAGCTTTAAGAAAAATATTAAAAAAACTTGAAGACAATCAACCAAAGAAGAAGACTAAAAATAATTCCTAAAACGAAAAGCTCATGAGAAAAACCTTTTACATTATAATTCTATTTATTCTAGGCTTTCACCAATTATTTGCCCAAACCAACCTAACTGAAGCAGGGGATTTTGAAGTTACCGATTTAGATGGAAACGACATTCACCTATTCGACTTATTAGATAATCAGGGGAAGTATGTCTTGATAGATTTCTACTTTACTACTTGTGTACCCTGTCAAGGAGCAGTACCAAAAGTAAGCGAAGCCTACGAGTATTTTGGTTGTGGTGAGTTCGATATAGAATTTATCGCCATGGACTATGGTAATACCGATGAACAATGTCATGAGTTTGATGAAGAATTCGGAGTAGCATACCCATCGGTAAGCGGAGTAGAAGGAGGAGGAACCGCCGTTTGTGAAGCTTATGGCATCCCTGTTTATCCTACTTTTGTACTTATAGCCCCCGATCATAGTATATTAGAGCAGAATATATGGCCTATTCCTACAGCGGAGTCTTTGATAGAAGTTTTAGAAGGCTATGGTATCAATCAAAACTTTTGTGCCTTAGAAGCCGACTTCATTGCTTATAATAACGATATATGTGCTGAAAACTATATGCTCTTCCATGATAGGTCTTTAGGTGAAATCACTAACTGGGAGTGGACCTTTGAAGGTGGCTACCCTCCCACTTCCAGTGAAGAAAATCCGATGATTTATTTCCCTGACCCTGGTAATTTTGATGTGAGCTTGACGGTTTCAAACGCCGATAGTGAAATTACCTATACCCAAGAAGAATTAGCCAGAGTACATAATTGTATGGGAACAGAATCCATGGCGGCATCAAACCTCACCATTTCTCCAAACCCCTCTTCTGGAATATTTCAAGTTAAATGGGCTCAAAAAGAAAGCTATGATATTACCCTAACTGACTTAAAAGGGAAAATACTTTATCAAGAATCCTCCATTCATAATAATCATAATTTAGATATTAGTCATTTAAAGAATGGAGTATATCTACTTAAACTAAACTCGATCCATCATAATGAAAAACATAAAATAATAATTAGGTAGAATTTTTCAATGGAGTGTGTATTTAACCAACATTTAAACTTTAAGTTTAATGTTGGTTTTTTAATGGGTAGATTTATACTATATTTAACCAATCCCCTTGAAGCATATAAGTTGATAATAAAAGTACTTTTAACCCTATAAAACGTATGAGGTATCCGCTATCAGTTAATGGTTCTATTAACCATTAGGAAATATTTTCAAAAACTTCGTGTGCAAAGACTTTTCTATATATAATTCTAAACCAGTTACAGGATGAACAAAACGTAAGGAGGAGGCATGCAAAAACAAGCCATTGCCTTTAGAAATCAAACCTTCTGCTCCGTATTTAAGGTCGCCAAAGATGGGGTTTCCCATTTCTGCCATATGAATGCGAAGCTGATGTCTGCGGCCAGTATGAGGACTGAGTTGGACAAGGTTAAGAAAACCGTATTTGGGAGATTCTAAACTTGATAGTACTTGATACGTAGACTTACTTACCTTATTTTCTATCTCCGATTCACAGACTCCCTCCTGATCCATTTTGCCAATGGTGACCGCATGATATATCTTCCGAACCTGACGTTCCTCAAAAAGATGATTGAGGAGGATGACCATTTTTTTGGTCTTACCAATCAACAAAACGCCGCTGGTAGGATAATCCAATCGGTGGATGGGTTCAGGAAATTCTAATGCCCCTTCTTTATTGCTTTTTGTCAAATTCGATGACAAAGTATTTTCCAAAGTCCACTTTTTATTCCCACTGACCAATATACCTGCCGGCTTGTTAACTACTGCCAAGTACTCATCCTCAAATAATACTTCTAATTTGAGATCTATAGTCGGCTTTATTTTGTGATTAGCATCCTTAAAAATTTCAATTTGTTCACCTCCTGATACATAATCAGCAGTATATGCCTGTCGACCATCAAGATGAACCAAACCATTTGTTATAGCATTTTTAAAAGCTTTGCGAGAAGATACTTGCTGGAACATTCCAGCAGGTAAATCTGAAAGCCTTAGTTTATCCTCCAACTTAGGAAGTCTTTTTGATTCAACGAGCTCAAGCATATTATACTATCCTTATCACATTTGGATCTGTAGCATGATCTAATAAAGTCCTTTTTACTCTGTCTTGCCAAAGAACTTTAAACTCCTTTACATCAGTTTCACTTGCCTGCTTCATCATGATTTTTTGCATCAATGGCATTTGTTTATCATCAGGTGGTATGGGATGATAAACCAAGTCAACAAATTCTCCATTATCTATTCTTTCAAATCGGAAAGCACCTTTAATATCAGCACCAAACTCCATTAAGGAATGACGAACAAAATTTCCGCCAATGCCTTTGAATCCACTTATTTCTGTAGCTCCAGTAATTTGTGAGAAAGTATTTGACATCACTCCCATTACTCCTTCTTCTATATCTCCTTTAATAGATATTTTGATTCCACCTCTTTGAGGCATTTCATTTTTATAAAGAGCCTTTAAAGCAGTTTGTGTTATTAAATAGGCTCCAGCCATGGTCGCACAGGAGTGTCCAGCACTTTTCACCACATCTAAATAAGAGAATTCTATAATACCCTCCTCAAAAGCACCTAAAAAATCGGATAAAGGATCGTATAATTTAATGGTTTCTACTTGATTATAAAATTCAGGATATTTCATGTTTTTGTTTTCAAAGGTAGAAAAAGCATTGATTATGTAGACCTAGTGATTTGATTTGTGATTTATTTGTGATGGAATTGCTGGAAGCATGAAGTGCGAAGCTCGGAGTTTTAAACCATGATTTTAACAAAACAGCCTAAATTTAAAATCTTAATACTTTTCTAATATAATTTGATGATAAGTCAAAAGCAATTTCTCATCATTCTCTGAATCCGTCAAATACTGTAAACATCCTTTTGTCTTTTGTATAGCTTCCTCTTTATAGCTTGGATATTTCCCAACGAGTTGAATTATGGTTTGAATATATAATCTATTTGCTTTTACACTTTGGGGATTCGATTTTAAAACTAAATCCAAGTCTTTCTTTGCAGACACAAAATCGCCACTTGCATATAGATACTCCGCATTATCGAGCAGGTAATTAGTGTTTTCGTAGATTTGATTCCTTAATTTTTCTTTTTGATTAATTGTCCTAGAAATCATTTCATCTTTTCTGCTGAAATAATACAAGCCAATTACAAGGCCAATAGAAGCAATTAACAAAAAGAAGAAAAATGGCTGCAGACTACTTTTAAACCATTTCAATTTAGGTTGAGGTTTAAATTCCCTGTGTTCATTTTCAATACCGACATTGGTGGTCCTTTTTGTGGAATACATTTCATTTGGTTTCTTTCTAAAAACCCATTTTGTTGGAGGCATGGAAAATCCAGACATATAATTATCTTTTTAGCTATTCAAAAATAATACAAATTTTATTAAAATAGGGGAATACATTCGTTAACAAGAACGAATTCATTTGCCCATGTTCCAACCTAAATCCTTAAACTCTTTATTAACAATAGTTCCTTGAAAAATTAGACTCGATTAAGCTATAATTTTGTTACCTTTGCAGCCCTAAATTAGAAATTATTACAAACATGATAAAGATCACATTACCTGATAATTCGGTAAAAGAAATGCCCGACGGTAGTACAAGTCACGATGTGGCTCTTACTATCAGCGAAGGCTTAGCACGTAACGTACTAGCTGCCAAAGTAAACGGACTAGTTCAAGATGCCTCAAGACCACTAAACGATAATGACTCTCTACAACTACTCACGTGGACTGATGATGAAGGAAAAGCGGCCATGTGGCACTCTTCTGCTCACTTAATGGCTGAAGCTATAGAAATTCTTTATCCTGGAGTGAAATTCGGAATTGGACCTGATATTGAGAATGGATTTTATTATGATGTAGATTTTGGTGAAAAAGTTGTTTCTGAAAAAGACCTCGAGAAAATCGAGCAAAAGATGAAAGAACTGGTGAAGCAAAAACAAACCTATGATAGAAAAGAAGTTTCTAAAGCAGAAGCTCTTAAATATTTTGAGGAAAAAGGTGACGAATACAAATTAGAGTTGATTAACGATTTGGAAGATGGTGAAATCACTTTCTATCAAACTGGTGAATTTACTGACCTTTGCCGTGGACCTCACTTGATAAACACCTCTCCTATTAAAGCCATTAAATTGCTTAAGATTGCTGGTGCATACTGGCGCGGTGATGAGAAAAGAAAGATGTTAACTCGTATTTATGGTATCACCTTTACTAAGAAAGCTGAGTTGAAGGAACACTTGGAATTATTAGAGGAAGCTAAAAAACGAGATCACCGTAAGCTAGGAAAAGAATTAGAGCTATTTGCTTTTTCTGAAAAAGTAGGAAAAGGTCTTCCATTATGGTTACCTAAAGGTGCCATGCTAAGAGAACGCCTAGAGAATTTCTTAAAGAAGGTTCAAAAGCGTTATGGATACCAACCTGTAATTACACCTCATATTGGTCAGAAAGAGCTTTATGTTACTTCTGGGCACTACGCTAAATATGGTGAAGATAGCTTCCAACCGATAAAGACTCCAGTTGATAACGAAGAGTTTTTATTGAAGCCTATGAATTGTCCTCACCATTGTGAGATTTTCAAAACAGCACCTCGCTCTTATAAAGATCTTCCTATTCGTTTTGCTGAATTTGGTACCGTATATCGTTATGAGCAAAGTGGAGAACTTCATGGTTTAACAAGAGTAAGAGGATTTACTCAGGATGATGCACATATTTTCTGTATGCCTGAGCAAGTAAAAGATGAATTTAAAAAAGTAATGGATATCATTGAAATGATTTTTAAAGCTTTAGACTTTAAAGACTATTTAGTACAGATTTCATTACGAGATCAAGATAATAAAGAAAAGTATATTGGTTCTGAAGAAAACTGGGAATATGCTGAAAATGCAATTCGCGAAGTAGCCGAAGAAAGAGGGATTCCTGCCGTAGTTGAATATGGTGAAGCCGCTTTTTATGGTCCTAAGATGGACTTTATGGTGAAGGATGCATTGGGTAGAAAATGGCAGTTGGGAACCATCCAAGTAGATTATAACTTACCTGAGCGTTTTGAGTTGGAATATGTAGGTTCAGATAATGAAAAACATAGACCTGTGATGATTCACAGAGCTCCTTTTGGTTCTATGGAGCGTTTTGTAGCTGTTTTGATTGAACATTGTGGTGGAAATTTCCCACTTTGGTTAACTCCAGAGCAATTGACAATTTTACCAATCAGCGATAAATATCAAAAATATGCTGAAAAAGTTTTTAATCTCATGGAAAATGCCGAAATTCGCGCCCAAATTGACACTCGAAGTGAAAAAATGGGTCGGAAGATTCGTGACGCCGAAATGAGTAAAATACCTTATATGCTGGTAGTTGGAGAAAAAGAAGAGGAAACAGGTACTGTTTCTGTTCGAAGACACGGTGAAGGTGATTTAGGAACTTTTAAAGTAGAAGAGCTCATTGAGATGATTCAGAAAGAAGTGGAAGAAATAACTAAGTTTAATTAATATAGGAGATATTAGCCATAGCAAAAAAATTCTATCGTGGTAGAAGAAACAGAGGTTCATACCAAAAGCCACAAAATGCACATCAGATAAATCATTATATCTCTGCTCCTGTAGTAAGGATGGTAGGGGAAAATATTGAACCTGGGATTTATAATCTAAGAGAAGCTCTAGATCTTGCTGAAAAACAAGGACTCGATTTGGTGGAGATTTCTCCAACTGCGAATCCTCCAGTTTGTAAAGTGATAGATTATAAGAAGTTTCTTTACGACCAGAAGAAAAAGCAAAAAGAAATAAAAGCAAAAACTGCCAAAGTAGTTGTGAAAGAAATCAGATTAGGTCCTCATACAGATGAGCACGATTTCAACTTCAAACTAAAACACGCGGAAAAGTTTTTAGAGGAAGGTGCTAAGGTTAAAGTAGATGTATTCTTCAAAGGAAGAAATATCATCTATAAGGATCAGGGAGAATTGCAATTATTAAAGTTCGCACAAGCTTTGGAAGAGTTTGGCAAGGTTGAAAACCTTCCTAAATTAGAAGGAAAGCGAATGATAATGATGATTGCCCCTAAGAAAAAGAAATAAGTAATCTTATTTATATAGTGGCTGTTGCCACAGAAATGCATTATTATTAATAAATAAATTGTAGACTAATGCCAAAAATGAAAACTAAATCCGGTGCCAAAAAAAGGTTCACCTTTACCGGATCAGGTAAAATTAAGAGAAAGCATGCTTATAAAAGCCACATCTTAACTAAGAAAACCAAGAAGCAAAAGCGTAATTTAACTTATGCTGCAATGGTTGAACCATGTGATGTGCCTAATATTAAGTTAATGCTTTGTAAGTAAAAATTAAGTTTTAAAAACTATTGATTTAGCCTTTAAGATTCTAATGGAACGCTAAATCGAAAAAAATTAAAGAAATGCCAAGATCAGTAAATGTAGTTGCGGCTAGAACAAGACGCAAGAAGATTATGAGCCGTGTCAAAGGACAATTCGGCCGTAGAAAAAATGTTTGGACAGTAGCTAAAAACGCCTATGAAAAAGGTTTAGTATATGCCTACCGCGACAGAAAAGCTAAGAAAGCTAATTTCAGACAATTATGGATTGCACGTATCAACGCTGCAGCACGCATACATGGTATGTCGTACTCAGTATTTATGGGTAAAATCCATAAAAAAGGAATTGAATTGAATCGTAAAGCATTAGCCGATTTGGCAATGAATAACGAGGCTGCTTTCAAAGCCATTGTAGACGCTATTAAATAGTAGCTACTTATATGATAAAACCAGTTTCCTTTTGGAAACTGGTTTTTTTTGTGCCTGATATATTTTAGATTTTCATTAGGTTCTACCCATTATAATTGCTATGTATGAGCAACTATAAAATCCTAATTAAAACAAAAAATCCCCAAACCAATAATAATTTGAGGATTCTCCATATTTTAATTTCAGTTTATAACTTCATAAACTTCTGACTTATAATACTAGATTCGGTTTGAATTTGAAGAATATAAATTCCTTCTTCCAAATTATTTACAGGAATAACGCCTTCGTAGGTATTGGTAACAGAATAACTAGATTTTCTGAATACCTCTCTACCATTAATGTCTAGCACTTTTAACTCTAGACTTCCTTTTGCTCCAC
This window contains:
- a CDS encoding tetratricopeptide repeat protein; amino-acid sequence: MKKITYILIIFTVLLNLQAIGDIKSDSLLMELKNARKNKEKSILLNNLSQSFKNTHIDSAVFYAKEGYNYAQGINYQLGIAENAASLGDYYVIYDSLSKARSFYSIASDYFQDLEMDFDYAQVSMVIGNIFLSQGNHSEALFYYHRSQIISEEFDFIDILPHIYNNTGIIYNDLEEKDKALSYYLKAYEGFKEINLKEYLAHTVSNIANIYYQEGNDSLAMEYYSEALSMFKETNNLVDAAIVLTELGQYEILKKNYQKALHYYNEAYDLIYHQESDYLGPRSRSMVMILGNLGRVHFYLGNKEKAKKNLKESLKMAIQNHYADWIEASTFELSKIYESEGQYAKALDYFKTYEQYGDSILNENSIKRITQLEMQFDFDKKMKEIELEDAIKEAEQQRKELIYILLIGLGIFVAIIAFLLFANQRNKTAKVELKRSNLKLEHDKLQQELEHKNKELATNVMYLLSKNEFITNTAEKLTQAKLNFKKENQKIIQDVIRDLLMNSSKDVWKEFEVRFQEVHSDFYNNLNEKYPDLTPNEKKICAFLRLNMSTKDISAITYQSVRSINMARFRLRKKMELETDENLVSILSQI
- a CDS encoding T9SS-dependent choice-of-anchor J family protein, with translation MKNYLLILGLALFLNQLSAQTTAVNESFETWPPSDWSEYMYEVGGWEGSILWGSNQGYGGGNCAKHKINNDATDDWLVSPQVDIISDNYELNFFEQSTDLVYYTYQGIYISTGSGDPEDGDFVELAESLQVESTWVEHSIDLSAYNGESIYIAFVYQGATDCWTHWDIDEVTIAPSDLIDGALTEILNPVGINPSPSTENATLKLHNFGSDNITSASIEWSINSIAQTPYTLNGVSIAPGEEINVNIGSYNFASSGDYQIDATLLLDGDINLPNNEITGMYYVSDPKDAKITNIKPNGYLPSAGEQEVIVSLINNGDFLIDDFAIAWSVNEVEQTSYEATGLGLAPGEEAHISIGNYSFADGINNLFAQINLSADDDLTNNSMTSYVAVNMLWESFESDMFPPEMWSADDYPLKDYFYPQPHGPNYYVAMTDNNMFGAISDTLYTPLLNIEDGDVFSFWVNNSAYFTNSDVLIWKDGSTGEVHLIGEIESILEDWTEVTMDISTASGINYIGVVNEMPSSFGTSSYDLFTSTANVHHFDNDLGIKGLDFEYLAKQDEEHVFNVNLRNYGLNTINGSDYSVQIISEAGDIIAEETGINLDSWEEANIIVPHTFTSITDMKVYAKIVFSADEYLENNKSTKHGVYVVPADYQAYDIGQADDVNLNIPFNTGGDTWTLGSDDISQILYYDEELGGTGFLYGITLYYHELHGVGQNLPLDVWIKQTNLENLEGGWIPIEEMQMVFNDSIEVFPGHNSVYIPFDEPILITDNNNVAIQFYQYNPSWPSTACRFYASIIPEGPIRSIRLNDVYELDPYDLPDYFGSHSDHPFTTFIFQNINETGDLNGMVSNESSESIENALISVIEANTETYTNSTGHYNFADLAYTDYTITAEALGYYDQSQEISLDAPEVTADFTMIALPIININGQVFGSNAPSIPLENVLAQLNGYEFLSTNTNTDGQFNFESVYGAHNYTLSLQLTGYDEYIVEIEALEENIDLGEIILTESKLIPFNVYTVAGSNTASIEWEQPIDAESIKLQNDNNTVSYSLTNEPYEDVRLGNYFENNELITITSVEIQFDIYDNATDLVSIDILDEYGELLISSASFLTYNDTILTVDIPNLSIESDFYAMLHWKDNELSTDALAIDYSESVPNSAYIQYPNSDPQLLSDFLGMPVVSALIRVNSLQMSEGKSANEVVSYNIYKGPSHEIHIAPWEWEALNAEPITDLYFIDYNWGSTGSNTFSYAIEAIYTEGNSEFCFSNFVEVITATDDIENMSYSIYPNPTSDLIYLEGLESETIFIYNLQGILLHEQKIDSELEQISLQHLSIGEYLIQIGQNRTTHKIMIHK
- a CDS encoding T9SS type A sorting domain-containing protein, whose protein sequence is MRKTFYIIILFILGFHQLFAQTNLTEAGDFEVTDLDGNDIHLFDLLDNQGKYVLIDFYFTTCVPCQGAVPKVSEAYEYFGCGEFDIEFIAMDYGNTDEQCHEFDEEFGVAYPSVSGVEGGGTAVCEAYGIPVYPTFVLIAPDHSILEQNIWPIPTAESLIEVLEGYGINQNFCALEADFIAYNNDICAENYMLFHDRSLGEITNWEWTFEGGYPPTSSEENPMIYFPDPGNFDVSLTVSNADSEITYTQEELARVHNCMGTESMAASNLTISPNPSSGIFQVKWAQKESYDITLTDLKGKILYQESSIHNNHNLDISHLKNGVYLLKLNSIHHNEKHKIIIR